The following are from one region of the Funiculus sociatus GB2-C1 genome:
- a CDS encoding AmpG family muropeptide MFS transporter, whose protein sequence is MKETQSFLKVFQSRKMAALLFLGFSSGLPLFLTSKTLQAWMTVENVNLGAIGLFSLVGLPYSLKFIWSPLLDRFIPPFLGRRRGWLVLTQGALLVAIAAMALQKPSQALQLLAINALLIAFFSATQDIAADAYRTDVLEEREMGAGAAIFVLGYRVALLITGGLALVLADKYKMPWGTVYLLMALLMGVGLVSAILAPEPIERDRPPASLSDAVRLPFIEFFQRNGQLQGLLILVFIVLYKLGDALVNNMSTPFLLEKTGLNFSPTDVGTIQNTLGLLASIVGILAGGAILNKIGVNRSLWVFGGLQAVSNLAYLILAQVGKNYQLLVLTINIENFCAGLGNAAFVAFLMSLCNQRFSATQYALLSSLMAVSRDILVAPAGRLAEVTGWPLFFLISIAAALPGLVLLPVFAPWNPRSIPDMSIPGLDEQDDEPY, encoded by the coding sequence GTGAAAGAAACCCAATCTTTTTTAAAAGTTTTTCAAAGCCGCAAGATGGCAGCGCTGTTGTTTTTGGGCTTTTCATCAGGTTTGCCTTTGTTTTTAACGAGTAAGACGTTGCAAGCCTGGATGACCGTTGAAAACGTGAATTTGGGCGCGATTGGGTTGTTTAGCTTGGTCGGTTTGCCCTACTCACTCAAGTTTATTTGGTCGCCCTTACTTGACCGCTTTATACCGCCGTTTTTGGGGCGGCGTCGTGGCTGGCTGGTACTGACTCAAGGGGCGTTATTGGTAGCGATCGCAGCAATGGCTCTGCAAAAGCCATCGCAAGCCCTGCAACTGTTAGCCATTAATGCCTTGCTGATTGCCTTCTTCAGTGCGACTCAGGACATCGCTGCCGATGCCTATCGTACTGATGTTTTAGAAGAACGGGAAATGGGAGCCGGTGCAGCGATTTTTGTTTTAGGATATCGCGTTGCTTTGCTCATCACTGGTGGTCTGGCGCTGGTTTTGGCAGATAAATATAAAATGCCTTGGGGGACGGTTTACTTGTTGATGGCACTGCTAATGGGAGTTGGGTTAGTAAGTGCGATTTTGGCACCGGAACCTATAGAACGCGATCGCCCACCCGCTTCTTTATCTGATGCCGTGAGGTTGCCATTTATCGAATTCTTTCAACGTAATGGTCAACTCCAAGGACTTTTAATTCTAGTTTTTATCGTCCTCTACAAGCTGGGTGACGCGCTAGTTAATAATATGTCTACACCCTTTTTGTTAGAGAAGACAGGGTTAAACTTCAGTCCCACAGACGTAGGTACGATTCAGAACACTTTGGGACTACTGGCGAGCATTGTTGGCATTCTTGCCGGAGGTGCAATTCTCAACAAAATCGGTGTTAATCGCTCCCTTTGGGTATTTGGCGGTTTGCAAGCGGTGAGCAATTTAGCTTACTTGATACTCGCACAAGTTGGTAAAAACTATCAGTTATTGGTACTTACCATCAACATTGAAAACTTTTGTGCTGGACTGGGAAATGCCGCTTTTGTTGCATTTTTGATGAGTCTTTGCAATCAGCGCTTCTCAGCAACTCAGTATGCTTTACTCTCAAGTTTGATGGCAGTCAGCCGTGATATTTTGGTTGCTCCAGCAGGTAGGTTAGCAGAAGTCACTGGTTGGCCTTTGTTTTTCCTGATTAGTATCGCCGCTGCCTTGCCTGGATTAGTCCTTTTGCCAGTGTTTGCCCCCTGGAATCCTCGTTCTATTCCAGATATGTCAATACCGGGACTCGACGAACAAGACGATGAACCTTATTAG